In Astatotilapia calliptera chromosome 16, fAstCal1.2, whole genome shotgun sequence, one genomic interval encodes:
- the LOC113007374 gene encoding hydrocephalus-inducing protein homolog, with protein MSIISSSLPALDEVLDDLGIGPSGPPIPPSVTFSVVPFPKKREQAKLEQTCFTFLVPSGLDEKDKDKKEDELQASVLKLSEEATGSKGHGKATIKDSTVAKDKDKTGREIHRSKKQTSAKTKAQGPERLGSRSHASFHPEDTDQEEHQASLEQKRSHILTAFRWVVPAGGEVVLKIWFYSESPGTFKHTFNFEIVGTRRLNQLICRGVSTYPSISSDYMTVFPHSKKVTQTKEGLLKTYVIKPGYFEFGPLLCGKTRDRYQENRYPENSEKLVIHNNSCLEAEVQFSFKHDTQATTYLLDPPAMTLKPNQKQELTLWSYPTKVGQMKDGLICQIKDNPELVVIELSCWGVRPELELESKHLHFDRILLHRRDSRSIMMYNKTALPVSWRLQGVEELGDEFTVPQDQGIISPNSSFPLSLRFRARRPLNIKRILRLEVADVEKILGVVYTENIQVTAEAYDVDLEISPDGCLNFGTIRVFEDVRLSLRLKNQGKYEVSYKFNVEQTDPAQPDLNSIFKVSPQCGSLMPNKPATVNILFKPDVEVFIKDQPILPCQVIEPSIGTGGETVAIVAIRVSARSVLTRYKITPSSDLNFGPLIYGNKKSQSFTIENNGVFEASFTICRMITDPVRTGGPGKTISRETLSGRPNAAKIPPESFQSFLQNRLSVGMFSVSPCIGSLQPGSQQLVTVDCAAEQLGRWSQGLHIDIIGRDPSDHPDGIPYTLLAEVCKPGIVLDMASIFEEHHLCCSSSQLSSEQFCNAKGIFVLDENKFIFNKILVGQTSRARFKLTNSSKVPCMLSLAIRSAGPKSSRHIEVFDLPVTTLSIPSLSHAFAVVTFTPQAMQHYSVVFEAKVEGSGRVTPTIKTSVLEFDLLGQGTLPSVCVVRPGLRSSKGSPVLHFRRVPVGRRHIRPLVLLNNGNVPAEVQIDMLDEHGVFTLKAASDNINASVDSTQRASEHKSVHRVNLKLKSNEPVEIEVGFCSDKPLNVKEKMSLQVKDNQQSNTTIEVTGEAYQPIVSLDHISRSLQDIDHEDEKEGNYEVLDFGDCHVNVPYKESFTMTNHSSSQVLRFEWPPSGPHVSFSPQVGHLHAGCSKEVIVTFSSSKAVTLSQLQMRCKVCQVEFQQPVEEVADWDDRHKMVHWLSSSEKASDASKQAVKDKVIRTDPEPCCSVVDGSQVELELRISAVCDYVKLSCSTDIILFENTMLFQTRLQQ; from the exons ATGAGCATCATAAGCAGCTCTTTGCCTGCCCTAGATGAG GTGTTGGATGATTTAGGGATAGGTCCTAGTGGCCCTCCAATCCCTCCTTCTGTCACCTTCTCTGTCGTTCCTTTTCCCAAAAAACGAGAGCAAGCTAAACTAGAACAGACCTGTTTCACCTTCCTGGTTCCTTCAGGGCTGGATGAAAAGGACAAGGACAAGAAAGAGGACGAGCTGCAAGCATCCGTTTTAAAGTTATCG GAAGAGGCAACAGGCTCTAAAGGTCATGGCAAGGCCACCATTAAGGACAGCACAGTGGCGAAGGACAAGGATAAAACGGGCCGAGAGATTCACAGGAGCAAGAAACAGACTTCCgccaaaacaaaagcacagggACCAGAGCGTCTCGGGTCACGTTCGCATGCCTCCTTCCACCCCGAGGACACTGACCAGGAAGAACATCAAGCAAGCTTGGAACAAAAACGCAGCCATAT TCTGACAGCATTTCGCTGGGTTGTGCCAGCTGGCGGTGAGGTGGTACTCAAGATCTGGTTCTACTCAGAGTCACCAGGAACTTTTAAACATACCTTCAACTTTGAGATAGTCGGGACCCGGAGACTCAACCAGCTCATCTGCAGAGGAGTTTCTACTTATCCTTCCATCAGCAGTGATTACAT GACTGTGTTTCCCCACAGTAAGAAAGTCACTCAAACTAAAGAGGGGCTTCTGAAGACCTATGTAATTAAACCTGGATACTTTGAGTTTGGACCTTTGCTCTGTGGCAAGACCAGAGACAG ATACCAGGAAAACAGGTACCCCGAGAACTCAGAGAAGCTGGTGATTCACAATAACTCATGTCTGGAGGCTGAGGTCCAATTCAGTTTCAAGCATGATACGCAGGCCACCACATATCTGTTGGACCCCCCAGCCATGACCCTCAAACCGAACCAGAAACAG GAGTTGACGCTTTGGTCGTACCCAACAAAAGTAGGACAAATGAAGGACGGCTTGATTTGCCAGATCAAAGACAATCCTGAGCTTGTGGTCATTGAGCTTTCGTGCTGGGGCGTTCGGCCAGAGTTGGAGTTGGAAAGCAAGCATTTGCACTTTGACAGGATTTTGCTGCACAG GAGGGACAGCCGCAGCATTATGATGTATAATAAGACAGCTCTGCCAGTGTCCTGGAGATTGCAGGGTGTGGAAGAGTTGGGTGATGAGTTCACTGTGCCACAAGATCAGGGCATCATCTCACCTAACTCTTCTTTCCCTTTGAGCTTGCGCTTCAGAGCCCGAAGGCCACTCAATATTAAGAGAATCTTGCGTCTGGAG GTAGCCGATGTGGAGAAAATCCTAGGTGTTGTATACACTGAAAATATTCAGGTTACTGCCGAAGCCTATGACGTGGACCTGGAAATCAGTCCAG ATGGCTGTCTTAATTTTGGAACCATCAGAGTCTTTGAGGATGTCAGACTGTCACTCAGATTGAAAAACCAAGGAAAATATGAAGTATCTTACAA GTTTAATGTTGAGCAGACAGACCCAGCGCAGCCAGACCTAAACTCCATTTTCAAAGTGTCTCCTCAGTGTGGTAGTCTGATGCCCAACAAGCCCGCAACAGTGAACATCCTCTTCAAACCTGATGTGGAAGTGTTCATTAAAGACCAACCTATCCTGCCTTGCCAG GTGATTGAACCGAGCATTGGGACAGGAGGAGAAACTGTAGCTATCGTGGCGATCAGGGTTTCAGCCCGATCTGTTCTCACCAG GTACAAGATCACACCTTCATCCGACTTGAACTTTGGTCCTCTGATCTATGGCAACAAGAAAAGCCAAAGCTTCACCATAGAAAACAATGGGGTCTTTGAGGCCTCTTTCACCATCTGCCGCATGATCACAGATCCCGTGAGGACAGG GGGTCCAGGTAAGACTATATCAAGAGAGACCCTTTCAGGGAGGCCCAATGCTGCCAAAATACCACCAGAATCCTTTCAGAGTTTTCTTCAG AATCGCCTCAGCGTGGGTATGTTCTCAGTGTCTCCCTGCATTGGGAGCCTACAGCCAGGGTCTCAGCAGCTGGTGACAGTGGACTGTGCAGCTGAACAGCTGGGCAGGTGGAGCCAGGGTCTGCACATTGACATCATTGGGCGTGACCCCTCAGACCATCCTGATGGCATACCCTACACACTGCTGGCTGAAGTCTGCAAGCCAG GCATAGTATTGGATATGGCCTCCATCTTTGAGGAACACCATCTGTGCTGCAGCAGTAGCCAGCTTTCTTCAGAGCAGTTTTGCAATGCTAAAGGGATTTTTGTGCTGGATGAAAATAAGTTTATCTTCAACAAAATCCTGGTGGGTCAAACCAGCCGAGCTCGCTTCAAACTCACCAACAGCAGCAAGGTCCCCTGCATGCTCAGCTTGGCCATCAGAAGTGCTGGGCCTAAG TCATCCCGACACATTGAGGTCTTTGACTTGCCTGTGACAACACTGAGCATTCCCAGCCTCTCGCACGCGTTTGCTGTTGTCACCTTCACACCTCAGGCAATGCAGCATTACAGTGTTGTGTTTGAGGCCAAGGTGGAGGGAAGTGGAAG AGTGACACCCACAATTAAGACCAGCGTGCTGGAGTTTGACCTTTTGGGACAAGGCACTCTGCCCAGTGTTTGTGTGGTACGTCCAGGTCTGAGGAGCAGTAAAGGAAGCCCAGTGCTGCACTTCAGACGGGTACCAGTAGGGCGCAGACATATCCGACCCCTGGTGCTGTTAAATAATGGAAATGTTCCAGCTGAG GTCCAGATTGACATGCTGGATGAGCATGGTGTGTTCACCCTAAAAGCTGCGTCTGACAACATTAACGCCTCAGTGGACTCCACACAGCGTGCTTCAG AGCACAAATCGGTGCACAGAGTAAACCTAAAGCTGAAGAGTAATGAACCAGTGGAGATTGAGGTTGGCTTCTGCTCTGATAAACCCTTGAATGTCAAGGAAAAAATGTCACTGCAAGTGAAGGACAACCAGCAGAGCAACACTACAATAGAAGTAACAGGAGAGGCTTACCAGCCAATCGTCTCTCTAGATCACATCAGCAGGTCGTTGCAGGATATAGATCATGAAGATGAAAAAGAAG GTAATTATGAGGTGCTGGATTTTGGTGACTGCCATGTAAACGTTCCATACAAAGAAAGTTTTACTATGACcaaccacagcagcagccaggtgctgagGTTTGAGTGGCCCCCTAGTGGACCTCATGTCAGCTTTTCACCACAG GTGGGACACCTTCATGCTGGTTGCTCTAAGGAAGTGATTGTCACATTTAGCTCCAGCAAGGCAGTGACTCTGTCTCAGCTGCAAATGAGATGTAAAGTTTGCCAGGTGGAGTTCCAGCAGCCTGTAGAGGAGGTAGCTGACTGGGATGACCGACACAAGATGGTACACTGGCTGAGTTCTTCAGAGAAAGCTTCAGATGCATCCAAACAGGCTGTAAAGGACAAG GTGATAAGAACAGATCCTGAGCCTTGCTGCTCTGTGGTCGACGGCTCTCAGGTGGAGCTTGAATTACGCATCAGTGCTGTCTGCGACTATGTGAAGTTAAGCTGCAGCACAGACATCATCCTCTTTGAGAACACCATGCTTTTCCAAACCAGGCTGCAGCAGTAA
- the LOC113007988 gene encoding hydrocephalus-inducing protein homolog — protein sequence MTNTGDSSARFNWKTEDFPAELSIVPLKGFINPGMEVSFQVTFAPVELRNDTRYENLSCFVEGSSSPITFTVTGSCIATSTSREVVNFVCPVRGSHTQTLSVLNPTNQCCSIAPVIEGEHWSAALSVNFEPHQNTAFTITYRPMTMTTSGKKHQGSVFFAFPDGTGMLYSLQGTADPPKAEDTIMHELPAKTSHTVLLPVHNWLSRQQR from the exons ATGACGAATACTGGCGACAGTAGTGCCAG GTTTAACTGGAAAACAGAGGATTTTCCTGCAGAGTTGTCCATTGTGCCATTAAAAGGATTTATCAACCCAGGGATGGAAGTTTCCTTTCAAGTGACGTTTGCCCCTGTGGAGCTGCGTAACGACACAAGATATGAGAATCTGTCCTGCTTTGTGGAGG GTTCCTCCTCACCCATCACCTTTACTGTCACTGGCTCCTGCATCGCCACCTCCACCAGCAGAGAG GTGGTGAATTTTGTTTGCCCAGTTCGTGGCTCTCACACTCAGACCCTGTCTGTGCTCAACCCCACAAACCAGTGTTGCAGCATCGCACCTGTCATTGAGGGTGAGCACTGGAGTGCAGCACTCTCTGTGAACTTCGAGCCCCACCAGAACACGGCATTCACGATCACCTACCGACCTATGACCATGACTACTTCTGGAAAGAAACATCAG GGATCAgtcttttttgcttttcccgATGGGACAGGCATGCTGTACTCCTTGCAGGGAACTGCTGATCCTCCTAAAGCAGAGGACACTATTATGCACGAGCTGCCGGCAAAAACTAGCCACACTGTGCTGCTCCCTGTGCACAACTGGCTCTCTAGGCAACAGCGGTAA